The Gossypium hirsutum isolate 1008001.06 chromosome D06, Gossypium_hirsutum_v2.1, whole genome shotgun sequence genome contains the following window.
AAGGGACATTGGATTATGGGCTGAAATTTACTCGAACATCAAGGTTCTCACTTGAAGGGTATTCAGATGCGAGCTGGGAGTCTGATGTAGATGATCGAAGGTCAACCTCAGGCTTTTGTGTGTTTCTTGGTGGAAATCTAGTTTCCTGGAGCTCGAGGAAGCAACAAGTCATATCAAGGTCTACAGCAGAAGCGGAATATAGGAGTGTGGCTCATATCACCGCTGAGATAATGTGGATTCAAGCTTtgctggctgaattgtatgtttcagtTCCACAGAAGGCATTGGTATGGTGTGATAGTTCGGCAGCTGTTGCAGTTGCGGGGAATCCAGTTATGCActcaaaatttaaacatgttgAAATGGATCTACTCTTTGTTAGAGAAAAAATTGCTGATGGGGTACTTCATATAGGGCATATACCTGGTTCAGAACAAACTGCCGACATACTAACTAAACCACTGTCGATAGGGGCATTCACCAAGTTTCGTGATCGACTAGGTGTTGCAAGTAGGGAAGAACTTGATAAGCATGgggcatgttaagaataataacaGTTAGTAGTTGGTGACGGTTAGGAGAGTTAAGCTTTTCTGTTACAGTTGGTTAGCTGAGCTTATTAAATACATGCAGTTGTATTCATGCAAGTATGATGAAATGAAAGTAATTCAGTTTATTCATTTGAGTTTCTAATATCTTGACATGGTGCAATCTATAGATATGTGAATGAAGGCCTAAAAACTTGTGCTTGTATGGCTGGACTACCCCCATCCCCTTTCTTTTATAGATTATGTGATACACGAGCCTCTGCTAGTTTACTTTGAGTGTTGACATTTAATTCACATTTCCTGGCTGCTCTATTGTGAGCAGTACATGTATTTTTGTAATAGCATATGACAGTTGTTTTACTTTTTTCTAGGTTTTTCTTCAGATGCCCTCAGCTGAAGACACGATATGGGAATGATCTTAGATGTTCCTACTACTGTGGCAGCTGTGAAGAACCCTACTTCGAAAATTGTCTACGACGAGTATAATCACAAGCGGTTTCCACCTGGTGATCCCAGCAAGCGTGCTTTTGCTTATTTCGTCTTGTTTGGTGGCATGTTTGTTCTAAGCATGTCTGCCAGCAGAGACATTCTTGCACTCGCTTCCTTTGAGGTTAACCTTTCTAGCATAGTGCTAGGGAGC
Protein-coding sequences here:
- the LOC107900112 gene encoding cytochrome b-c1 complex subunit Rieske-4, mitochondrial translates to MGMILDVPTTVAAVKNPTSKIVYDEYNHKRFPPGDPSKRAFAYFVLFGGMFVLSMSASRDILALASFEVNLSSIVLGSTGDILALASLEVNLSSIELGSTVTVKW